A single genomic interval of Caballeronia sp. NK8 harbors:
- a CDS encoding cellulose biosynthesis cyclic di-GMP-binding regulatory protein BcsB, which produces MLNDIIDRRGLRAVLASLFTCAALLAGLQDAALGATTDAPGTQAASAFERLGLDVPETRTVTLRQLGLLESVTLNAPDTRREFFLPVPAGVPISDATLQFDGGYVRGDGGRVTMLLSLDGSPVLARAFTQDAGGVSVNLGVDGAARTAGFVRLGLGFASVISQNECADQTAIGNVLRVDPTTRLTFRFNPADVQDLRTAWSALPYAPVLAVSGRKLSTNAFDTAWRTDALLQRDGKRPVVQALPAVGDTVDLAGIDVPAALRNVPAFGALAAGGKHVIADQAELGALLALGARAAFGPDVVVADETMRKTLNGALDALRAQVANTSGDALAAFDAWRKRTASQLTAQLAPGEVRVAHVGGRAIIVVGDPRGIGALAQGWRPIDVSNRVIVHRIDTAQQTRGDTIALSELGGDPRSIDVQTAASWNARFDLAAASGNGRLPEQVVLDLAASPTLSNGGATATVYLNDVMIGAKLINVDGARQRLVAPIPRYALARTNDLRVTFRRQPDGGCQARQTYPVAVLPSSHLRLATATPDNTFAGMAARYASSATVYVPRAYLDDALNSVPRLAVLTGAAGIAPVSAKFAVSSAQDAAHPDGPFLAADVRLADEKNPAVYSAERLSLSSPAGDTLLDMSGLSRVAVVSVASAGGQSGVVYRSAGAAPVLTDRLQLSRGNIAVVDGSGVLKQFDTVNPEEMADEPASSTDWVTRHWARWGIPTVLVVLLLALIALAGNARRRHRNRRARDDEDRV; this is translated from the coding sequence TTGCTCAACGACATCATCGACCGGCGCGGCCTGCGTGCCGTGCTGGCTTCACTCTTCACGTGCGCTGCGCTCCTGGCGGGCCTGCAGGATGCGGCCCTCGGCGCGACGACGGACGCGCCGGGCACGCAGGCGGCGAGCGCTTTCGAGCGTCTCGGCCTCGATGTGCCGGAAACGCGCACTGTGACCTTGCGGCAACTCGGCCTGCTCGAAAGCGTGACGCTCAATGCGCCCGACACGCGCCGCGAATTCTTTCTGCCCGTGCCCGCCGGCGTGCCGATCAGCGACGCCACATTGCAATTCGACGGCGGTTACGTGCGCGGCGACGGCGGCCGGGTCACGATGCTCCTTTCGCTCGACGGCTCTCCCGTGCTGGCGCGCGCGTTCACGCAGGATGCGGGCGGGGTGTCCGTCAATCTCGGCGTCGATGGTGCGGCGCGAACCGCCGGCTTCGTGCGTCTGGGTCTCGGCTTCGCGTCGGTGATCAGCCAGAACGAGTGCGCGGATCAGACAGCCATCGGCAACGTGCTGCGCGTCGATCCGACCACGCGCCTCACGTTCCGGTTCAATCCCGCCGACGTGCAGGACTTGCGCACCGCATGGAGCGCGCTGCCCTACGCGCCAGTGCTGGCGGTGTCCGGACGCAAGCTGTCGACGAACGCGTTCGACACCGCCTGGCGCACCGACGCGCTGTTGCAGCGCGACGGCAAGCGGCCCGTGGTGCAGGCGCTGCCGGCCGTGGGTGACACGGTGGACCTCGCGGGCATCGACGTGCCCGCGGCGTTGCGCAACGTGCCGGCCTTCGGCGCGCTCGCGGCGGGCGGCAAACACGTCATCGCGGATCAGGCGGAACTCGGCGCGCTGCTCGCGCTCGGCGCGCGCGCGGCGTTCGGTCCGGACGTCGTCGTCGCGGACGAAACGATGCGCAAGACGCTCAACGGCGCGCTCGATGCGCTGCGCGCGCAAGTCGCGAACACCTCGGGCGACGCGCTCGCCGCTTTCGACGCATGGCGCAAGCGCACGGCCTCGCAACTGACGGCGCAGCTCGCGCCGGGCGAAGTGCGCGTCGCGCATGTCGGCGGGCGCGCGATCATCGTCGTCGGCGATCCGCGCGGCATCGGCGCGCTCGCGCAGGGCTGGCGTCCCATCGATGTATCGAACCGCGTGATCGTGCATCGCATCGACACGGCGCAGCAGACGCGCGGCGACACCATCGCGTTGTCGGAGCTGGGCGGCGATCCGCGCAGCATCGACGTGCAGACCGCGGCCTCGTGGAATGCGCGTTTCGATCTCGCGGCGGCATCGGGCAACGGCCGCCTGCCGGAGCAGGTCGTGCTCGACCTCGCGGCATCGCCGACGCTGTCCAACGGCGGTGCGACCGCCACCGTGTACCTGAATGACGTGATGATTGGCGCGAAGCTTATCAACGTCGACGGCGCGCGCCAGCGCCTCGTCGCGCCGATTCCCCGCTACGCGCTCGCGCGCACCAACGATCTGCGCGTGACCTTCCGCCGTCAGCCCGACGGCGGCTGTCAGGCGCGCCAGACGTATCCGGTCGCGGTGCTGCCGTCGAGCCATCTGCGTCTGGCCACCGCGACGCCGGACAACACCTTTGCGGGCATGGCGGCGCGCTATGCGTCGTCGGCAACGGTGTATGTGCCGCGCGCCTATCTCGACGATGCCCTGAACAGCGTGCCGCGCCTCGCCGTGCTGACCGGCGCGGCGGGCATCGCGCCGGTATCGGCGAAGTTCGCGGTGAGCAGCGCGCAGGACGCGGCGCACCCCGACGGCCCATTCCTCGCCGCCGATGTCCGTCTCGCCGACGAGAAGAACCCCGCGGTGTATTCGGCCGAGCGTCTTTCGCTGAGCTCGCCTGCGGGCGATACGCTGCTCGACATGTCGGGCCTGTCGCGCGTCGCGGTGGTGAGCGTGGCGAGCGCGGGCGGGCAGAGCGGCGTCGTGTATCGGTCGGCGGGCGCGGCGCCGGTTCTCACCGACCGGTTGCAACTGTCGCGCGGCAATATCGCCGTGGTCGACGGCAGCGGCGTGCTGAAGCAGTTCGACACGGTGAATCCCGAAGAGATGGCCGACGAGCCCGCATCGAGCACCGACTGGGTGACGCGGCACTGGGCGCGCTGGGGCATTCCCACCGTGCTCGTCGTGCTGCTGCTCGCGTTGATCGCGCTGGCCGGTAACGCGCGCCGCCGACATCGCAACCGACGCGCCCGCGACGACGAGGATCGCGTGTGA
- a CDS encoding glycosyl transferase family protein: MMLETLRWYGEILLADYYQGLEYVAATVAAIILLSSLDDLFIDVWYWTRKLWRRVTVERRFAPLTVEQLYARDEQHIAIMVPAWHEHDVIAAMIEDLVRVLDYRAYTVFVGTYQNDAATIAEVERMRHRYKHLHRVEVPHDGPTCKADCLNWLVQAILHYEFEAGIEFAGIVMHDSEDVLHPVELKFFNYLLPRKDMIQLPVASLERHWFELVAGTYMDEFAEWHGKDLVVRESLAGAVPSAGVGTCFSRRAILALVEQTQQQPFNTESLTEDYDIGTRITRLGMQSIFPLFPVEFTTRRKGWFGLGPEREIKLTMPLCVREFFPDTFRTAYRQRARWTLGIGLQGWALTGWSGSLANRYLLMRDRKGVVTAFVGMLAYLLAVQFMLFAAASYFGFASDFFPSPFIDSRWLQFLLAANSVALVLRVTQRIVFTTRLYGWEHGVLAVPRMVISNVINFMAVARAWRLFIVHMVTGRRLAWDKTMHDFPSNEGLRDTRQDLGELLVSWQAIDPERLEEALRTDHAREAPIGRVLVTRGWLDEETLAEAIAFQADLPRGRFVAARMDLTTIATPETLVRLRALPQGIDANGHALFACASLLDDMSLAELSAAAGRAVALHIVRESEITGGLRKLRAVGMPVHTGDGEEEASPSLADASAARGVPLVGDIMIEMGLVTRDAFETALRNYRPERHGRIGDYMVAEQVITPDALTVAIAEQRRRYLERAGIR, translated from the coding sequence GTGATGCTGGAGACGCTTAGGTGGTACGGCGAGATCCTGCTCGCCGACTACTACCAGGGACTCGAATACGTGGCCGCGACGGTCGCGGCGATCATCCTGCTTTCGAGCCTCGATGATCTGTTCATCGACGTCTGGTACTGGACGCGCAAACTCTGGCGGCGCGTGACGGTCGAGCGGCGTTTCGCGCCGCTGACGGTCGAGCAGCTCTACGCGCGCGATGAGCAGCACATCGCGATCATGGTGCCCGCGTGGCACGAGCACGACGTGATCGCCGCGATGATCGAGGATCTCGTGCGCGTGCTCGACTATCGCGCGTACACGGTGTTCGTCGGCACGTATCAGAATGATGCCGCGACGATCGCCGAAGTGGAGCGCATGCGGCATCGCTACAAGCATCTGCATCGCGTGGAAGTGCCGCACGATGGCCCGACCTGCAAGGCCGACTGCCTCAACTGGCTCGTGCAGGCGATCCTGCATTACGAGTTCGAGGCGGGCATCGAGTTCGCGGGCATCGTGATGCACGACAGCGAGGACGTGCTGCATCCCGTCGAGCTGAAGTTCTTCAACTATCTCCTGCCGCGCAAGGACATGATCCAGTTGCCGGTGGCGTCGCTCGAACGGCACTGGTTCGAGCTCGTCGCGGGCACCTACATGGACGAGTTCGCCGAATGGCACGGGAAGGATCTCGTCGTGCGCGAGAGTCTGGCGGGCGCGGTGCCGTCGGCGGGCGTGGGGACGTGTTTCTCGCGCCGCGCGATTCTCGCGCTCGTCGAACAGACGCAGCAACAGCCGTTCAACACCGAAAGCCTGACCGAGGATTACGACATCGGCACGCGCATCACGCGGCTCGGCATGCAGTCGATCTTTCCGCTCTTCCCGGTCGAATTCACGACCCGGCGCAAGGGCTGGTTCGGCCTCGGCCCCGAGCGCGAAATCAAACTGACGATGCCGCTGTGCGTGCGCGAATTCTTTCCCGATACCTTTCGCACCGCGTACCGGCAGCGCGCGCGCTGGACGCTCGGCATCGGCTTGCAGGGCTGGGCGCTGACCGGCTGGAGCGGCTCGCTCGCAAACCGCTATCTGCTGATGCGCGATCGCAAGGGCGTGGTGACGGCGTTCGTCGGCATGCTCGCGTATCTGCTCGCCGTGCAGTTCATGCTGTTCGCCGCCGCGTCGTATTTCGGTTTCGCGAGCGATTTCTTTCCGTCGCCGTTCATCGATTCGCGCTGGCTGCAATTTCTGCTCGCCGCGAACTCGGTCGCGCTCGTGCTGCGCGTCACGCAACGCATCGTCTTCACGACGCGGCTCTATGGCTGGGAGCACGGCGTGCTCGCGGTGCCGCGCATGGTCATCAGCAATGTCATCAACTTCATGGCGGTGGCGCGCGCGTGGCGGCTTTTCATCGTGCATATGGTGACGGGGCGGCGGCTCGCGTGGGACAAGACGATGCACGATTTCCCCAGCAACGAGGGCCTGCGCGATACGCGTCAGGATCTGGGCGAACTGCTGGTTTCGTGGCAGGCGATCGATCCCGAGCGGCTCGAAGAAGCGCTGCGAACCGATCACGCGCGCGAAGCGCCGATCGGACGCGTGCTCGTCACGCGCGGCTGGCTCGACGAGGAAACGCTCGCCGAAGCGATCGCGTTTCAGGCGGACTTGCCGCGCGGCCGTTTCGTTGCCGCGCGCATGGACCTGACGACTATCGCGACGCCGGAGACGCTCGTGCGGCTGCGCGCGCTGCCGCAGGGTATCGATGCGAACGGCCACGCCCTGTTCGCCTGCGCGAGCCTGCTCGACGATATGTCGCTCGCCGAATTGAGCGCGGCGGCGGGCCGCGCGGTCGCGCTGCATATCGTGCGTGAAAGCGAGATCACGGGCGGTCTGCGGAAGCTGCGCGCGGTCGGCATGCCGGTCCATACGGGCGATGGGGAAGAGGAAGCGTCGCCCTCGCTCGCGGATGCGTCCGCCGCGCGCGGCGTGCCGCTCGTCGGCGACATCATGATCGAGATGGGGCTCGTCACGCGCGACGCGTTCGAGACTGCGTTGCGCAACTACCGGCCGGAGCGGCACGGGCGCATCGGCGATTACATGGTGGCGGAGCAGGTCATCACGCCCGATGCGCTGACCGTCGCGATCGCGGAGCAGCGGCGCCGCTATCTCGAGCGGGCCGGGATTCGATGA